One window of Perca flavescens isolate YP-PL-M2 chromosome 15, PFLA_1.0, whole genome shotgun sequence genomic DNA carries:
- the csf2rb gene encoding cytokine receptor common subunit beta — protein MCGIMPLFWVVLWSTLPPLALFCGPDCCTVHENSGLQNASPLLESLQCHNDYVSYVYCKWREHKNMKLQLWFKTENNREQCMPHGAEVQDASEHRTVQCRYETRAFSIGIQHTVFFLKNKTLSPCSSVPHKLLDLSQHLRARPPVNLSTHDEGDGGRRLSWSSAYASSSSLNKNLTYQLSFKTDRQDNWTFQDVTNTSMKLEKPLLLPDRKYEARVRARASVGQWSDWSPVVTWNTEQDTGQFPSLHCVLDGEKEVTCSWEVSREVALFITYELACRRNQTALSNRCCKNPKVSSDLSRAVMRYSCSLTEPSHLLLELLPLRNAKTFKADQHIRPNPPQQVKVKKKDINWVVEWTKPNTAKMKKVRLYYQVWYYMTQEQGSDVLLNTSVGSMSESILDASLVPSQCYQVRVRSLVGPSNYKGIPSEWTDPVEWTSHEATWSLSTLIYFIISVFVAAVFLTLYCTIPVCQRRAVLWVDSVPSPGKSKILSQFKSGTSGTFMQNESTAICKVLRLDKALISSSDALLWPTKDTENNCLEQDGGCWKCDSLLCPGEKVKASDTSSMSFSGPYIFCQSPEPSCKSTDVKREDKEKEQETPSGDSASPSPVNFSLYGEGYVCLPSRSVSRSTQDLISHSEASTNTHRHDSAEQDQQCPDKMDGQPGLSEPASSHPPPAYISGLFTPWPQGSTAQPSGYCHLPAAFMRASH, from the exons atgtgtggaatTATGCCTCTCTTCTGGGTTGTGCTTTGGTCAACGCTCCCTCCTCTGGCTCTCTTCTGTGGTCCAGACTGTTGTACCGTCCACGAGAACAGCGGCTTACAGAACG CGTCTCCACTGCTGGAATCCTTACAGTGCCATAATGATTACGTGTCCTATGTCTACTGCAAGTGGAGggaacacaaaaacatgaaactGCAGCTCTGGTTCAAGACAGAAAACAACAG GGAGCAGTGTATGCCTCACGGTGCTGAAGTACAAGATGCAAGTGAGCACAGGACTGTCCAATGCAGATACGAAACCCGTGCATTTTCCATTGGCATCCAGCACACTGTCTTCTTCCTCAAGAACAAGACACTCAGCCCTTGCTCATCTGTCCCACACAAGCTTCTGGATCTTTCTCAGCACT TGAGAGCACGGCCACCAGTGAACCTGTCCACACATGATGAAGGTGATGGAGGCAGACGGCTCAGTTGGTCCAGCGCCTAtgcgtcctcctcctcccttaACAAAAACCTCACATATCAGCTCAGctttaagacagacagacaggacaacTGGACG TTTCAGGACGTCACAAACACCAGTATGAAACTGGAGAAGCCGTTGTTGCTTCCGGATCGAAAGTACGAAGCCAGGGTGAGGGCCCGGGCCAGTGTGGGTCAGTGGAGCGACTGGAGTCCCGTGGTGACCTGGAACACTGAACAAG ACACTGGGCAGTTTCCCAGTTTACACTGTGTGCTGGATGGAGAGAAGGAGGTGACGTGTAGCTGGGAGGTGAGCAGAGAGGTGGCTCTCTTCATTACCTATGAGCTGGCATGTCGACGCAACCAGACTGCACT GTCTAACAGATGCTGTAAGAACCCAAAAGTCAGCTCTGACCTCAGCAGGGCGGTGATGAGGTACAGCTGCTCGCTGACAGAGCCTTCACATCTGCTGCTGGAGCTCCTACCACTACGCAATGCCAAGACTTTTAAGGCCGACCAACACA TTCGTCCCAACCCCCCGCAGCAGGTAAAGGTGAAGAAGAAAGACATCAACTGGGTGGTGGAATGGACTAAGCCAAACacagcaaaaatgaaaaaagtcagACTGTATTATCAGGTCTGGTATTACATGACACAGGAACAG GGATCTGATGTCCTGCTGAACACTTCAGTGGGGTCCATGTCAGAGAGCATCCTGGACGCCTCTCTTGTCCCGTCCCAGTGCTACCAGGTCAGGGTCAGGTCGCTGGTCGGCCCTTCCAACTATAAGGGAATTCCCTCTGAATGGACTGATCCTGTGGAGTGGACCTCACATGAGG CCACCTGGTCCCTATCAACCCTGATCTATTTCATCATCAGTGTGTTTGTGGCCGCAGTCTTCCTCACACTCTACTGCACCATTCCGGTTTGtcaaag GAGGGCAGTTCTGTGGGTTGACTCAGTTCCGTCTCCTGGCAAAAGCAAAATCCTGTCTCAGTTCAAG TCTGGCACCAGCGGGACTTTCATGCAGAATGAGAGCACGGCCATCTGCAAAGTGCTGCGTTTGGACAAAGCGTTGATAAG CTCTTCAGACGCTTTGCTGTGGCCAACCAAGGACACTGAAAATAATTGTCTGGAGCAGGACGGCGGCTGCTGGAAGTGTGATAGCCTGCTCTGCCCTGGTGAGAAGGTTAAAGCCTCTGACACGTCCTCCATGAGCTTCAGCGGGCCGTACATCTTCTGTCAG TCACCGGAGCCAAGCTGCAAGTCAACGGATGTCAAACGTGAAGACAAGGAGAAAGAGCAAGAAACCCCATCGGGTGACTCGGCGTCTCCTTCCCCGGTGAATTTCAGCCTTTACGGGGAAGGTTATGTGTGTCTGCCCAGCCGCAGCGTCTCCAGGTCCACACAGGATCTCATATCTCACAGCGAagccagcacaaacacacacaggcacgacAGCGCTGAGCAAGACCAACAGTGTCCCGATAAGATGGACGGCCAGCCGGGCCTCAGCGAGCCCGCCAGCAGCCACCCACCTCCAGCCTACATCTCAGGACTTTTCACTCCCTGGCCGCAAGGGAGCACCGCACAGCCCTCTGGGTACTGCCACCTCCCCGCAGCTTTCATGAGAGCATCACATTGA